One genomic region from Actinocatenispora thailandica encodes:
- the tgmB gene encoding ATP-grasp ribosomal peptide maturase translates to MTAPDTVLVLTGRLDATADLVITELDRRGVPVFRCDPADFPDRIAVSARFDTAAGWSGTLRTPYRSVELGRIVGAWYRRPGRIAVRTDPATADQPEAAGVDTAGAGVDEWASAEARGGFGGLLAAVPRWLNDPGRMEHAEYKPVQLAAAARAGLAAPRTLITTDPAAAREFVAGLPHAVYKPFRGSLRAADGTRFIYTSAVTAAEIDDSVRYTAHQFQEWIDKDHEVRLTVVGDRYFAARLTARSEAARTDWRSDYDSVDYAVTEVPDGVRAAVARMLAELGLRFAAMDFVVRPDGRWYFLDLNPNGQWGWIEHHTGLPICAAIADELTASVR, encoded by the coding sequence GTGACCGCGCCGGACACGGTGCTGGTGCTCACCGGCCGGCTGGACGCCACCGCCGACCTGGTGATCACCGAACTCGACCGCCGGGGCGTACCGGTGTTCCGGTGCGACCCGGCCGACTTCCCGGACCGGATCGCGGTGTCCGCGCGCTTCGACACCGCGGCCGGCTGGTCCGGCACGCTGCGCACGCCGTACCGGTCGGTCGAGCTGGGCCGCATCGTCGGCGCCTGGTACCGGCGGCCGGGACGGATCGCCGTCCGTACCGACCCGGCCACCGCAGACCAGCCCGAGGCGGCCGGGGTCGACACCGCGGGCGCCGGGGTCGACGAGTGGGCGAGCGCGGAGGCGCGCGGCGGCTTCGGCGGGCTGCTCGCCGCGGTGCCGCGCTGGCTCAACGATCCCGGCCGGATGGAGCACGCCGAGTACAAGCCGGTGCAGCTCGCCGCCGCGGCGCGGGCCGGCCTGGCGGCGCCGCGGACGCTGATCACCACCGATCCGGCGGCCGCCCGGGAGTTCGTCGCCGGGCTGCCGCACGCGGTGTACAAACCGTTCCGCGGGTCGCTGCGGGCGGCCGACGGCACCCGGTTCATCTACACCAGCGCGGTCACCGCCGCCGAGATCGACGACTCGGTCCGGTACACGGCGCACCAGTTCCAGGAGTGGATCGACAAGGACCACGAGGTGCGACTCACCGTCGTCGGCGACCGGTACTTCGCCGCCCGGCTCACCGCACGATCCGAGGCCGCGCGCACCGACTGGCGATCCGACTACGACTCGGTCGACTACGCCGTCACCGAGGTACCCGACGGGGTGCGCGCCGCGGTGGCGCGGATGCTCGCCGAGCTGGGGTTGCGGTTCGCGGCGATGGACTTCGTGGTGCGCCCGGACGGACGGTGGTACTTCCTCGACCTCAACCCCAACGGGCAGTGGGGCTGGATCGAACACCACACCGGCCTACCCATCTGCGCCGCCATCGCCGACGAGCTCACCGCCTCTGTGCGCTGA
- a CDS encoding carboxypeptidase-like regulatory domain-containing protein yields the protein MATPARTRGRRHRAGLATAVGVTVGLLLAGVAASPAAAAPTLSVSASPDTVDLKVGGDNRTISINIQASEPAENVSALVSVPLGDSGVTIKGSQGTDCVATGQNQLNCPVGHMDPGKAKAIYVTVAAPQQSQIAAGDSRSGTGQVQVTADGAQPGSASFNMTLSNDAPQSVGQISGSVVSAKDGSAIPNAKVTLTDSAGTSRQATTNGNGEFSWTPSNDQTLAEGQITATVEVDGYKQGKQSQNGTNGQPLAFPPFKLDKIAKPKPTKTHAKAASPTPSEAPKDDGGGLGTIVWVLIILGALLVVGGIVAIVLLMRRKDDDDGPGGPGGDGILPFDDGPEPTGYPQRGAGETSVINRVPGGDDAPTMVHNGPLVRDDGYPPYGNAGQTQVYGAEAGPTPGYGAGPGQTQAYGADAPGGATQVYGGETQVYGAQPPAGPPAGDATSTYGSTPQGPTQPWQQSDRGVGGNYEGTMYGRGSGAAPTSGAAPASGAPTSGYPGSGAAPTSGYPGGQPTSGAGPASGGGYPQSGGAPAGGYGQGSGYGPPAGQYGQPAAQPYGPGQQQYGQPSGPGQPYGAGRQQYGQPGQQYGQQRPELNEPTGVWQPGQQQQQPRQQPQRPAPPSGDETRLDRNDGVDWLD from the coding sequence ATGGCAACGCCAGCGCGCACCCGCGGGCGTCGACACCGGGCAGGACTGGCCACGGCGGTCGGCGTCACCGTCGGCCTGCTGCTGGCCGGAGTCGCGGCCAGCCCGGCCGCGGCCGCACCCACCCTGTCCGTCAGCGCCAGCCCGGACACCGTCGACCTGAAGGTCGGCGGCGACAACCGGACGATCAGCATCAACATACAGGCCTCGGAGCCCGCGGAGAACGTCTCGGCGCTGGTGAGCGTGCCGCTCGGCGACTCCGGCGTGACGATCAAGGGTTCCCAGGGCACCGACTGCGTCGCCACCGGGCAGAACCAGCTGAACTGCCCGGTCGGCCACATGGACCCCGGCAAGGCGAAGGCGATCTACGTCACGGTCGCCGCCCCGCAGCAGAGCCAGATCGCGGCCGGCGACAGCCGCAGCGGTACCGGCCAGGTGCAGGTCACCGCGGACGGCGCGCAGCCCGGCTCGGCCTCGTTCAACATGACCCTGTCCAACGACGCGCCGCAGTCGGTCGGGCAGATCTCCGGCTCGGTGGTGTCCGCCAAGGACGGCTCCGCGATCCCGAACGCCAAGGTCACGCTGACCGACAGCGCCGGTACCAGCCGGCAGGCCACCACCAACGGCAACGGCGAGTTCAGCTGGACGCCGAGCAACGACCAGACGCTCGCCGAGGGACAGATCACCGCGACCGTCGAGGTCGACGGGTACAAGCAGGGCAAGCAGAGCCAGAACGGCACCAACGGTCAGCCGCTCGCGTTCCCGCCGTTCAAGCTGGACAAGATCGCCAAGCCGAAGCCGACGAAGACGCACGCCAAGGCGGCCTCGCCGACGCCGAGCGAGGCGCCGAAGGACGACGGCGGCGGGCTCGGCACGATCGTCTGGGTGCTGATCATCCTCGGCGCGTTGCTGGTGGTCGGCGGCATCGTCGCGATCGTCCTGCTGATGCGCAGGAAGGACGACGACGACGGGCCGGGCGGGCCTGGCGGTGACGGGATCCTGCCGTTCGACGACGGCCCGGAACCCACCGGGTACCCGCAGCGCGGCGCCGGTGAGACCTCGGTGATCAACCGGGTGCCGGGCGGCGACGACGCGCCGACGATGGTGCACAACGGGCCGCTGGTCCGCGACGACGGCTACCCGCCGTACGGCAACGCCGGCCAGACCCAGGTCTACGGCGCCGAGGCCGGGCCCACCCCGGGCTACGGCGCGGGGCCCGGGCAGACCCAGGCGTACGGCGCGGACGCCCCCGGCGGCGCGACCCAGGTGTACGGCGGGGAGACCCAGGTGTACGGGGCGCAGCCGCCCGCCGGTCCGCCGGCCGGCGACGCGACCAGCACGTACGGCAGCACCCCGCAGGGACCGACCCAGCCGTGGCAGCAGTCCGACCGCGGCGTCGGCGGAAACTACGAGGGCACCATGTACGGCCGCGGCTCCGGCGCGGCGCCCACCTCCGGTGCGGCCCCGGCCTCCGGCGCGCCGACCAGCGGGTACCCGGGTTCCGGCGCGGCTCCCACCAGCGGCTACCCGGGCGGGCAGCCGACCAGCGGCGCGGGTCCGGCGAGCGGCGGCGGGTACCCGCAGTCCGGCGGCGCGCCGGCCGGCGGCTACGGCCAGGGCAGCGGCTACGGCCCGCCGGCCGGGCAGTACGGCCAGCCGGCAGCCCAGCCGTACGGGCCGGGACAGCAGCAGTACGGGCAGCCGAGCGGCCCGGGCCAGCCGTACGGGGCGGGTCGACAGCAGTACGGCCAGCCGGGGCAGCAGTACGGCCAGCAGCGGCCGGAGCTGAACGAGCCGACCGGCGTCTGGCAGCCCGGCCAGCAGCAGCAACAGCCCCGGCAGCAGCCGCAGCGGCCGGCGCCGCCGTCCGGCGACGAGACTCGGCTGGACCGCAACGACGGCGTCGACTGGCTCGACTGA
- the purF gene encoding amidophosphoribosyltransferase, which produces MPRGDGLLTHDLDPDGPGPQDACGVFGVWAPGEEVAKLTYFGLYALQHRGQEAAGIAVSDGSGVVVYKDLGLVSQVFDEASLASLYGHIAVGHCRYSTTGGPGWENAQPTLRSTSAGTTIALAHNGNLVNAVDLAHRAAKLGLDAGATNDTALVTTLLASRPDLSVEAAALELLPTLRGAFSFVFCDEDTLYAARDPQGIHPLVLGRLERGWVVASETAALDIVGASVVREVEPGELLAIDEHGLRSERFANPEPKGCLFEYVYLARPDTTIAGRNVYAARVEIGRRLAQEYPVEADLVIPSPESGTPAAIGYADESGTPYGMGLVKNAYVGRTFIQPSQTIRQLGIRLKLNPLREQIRGKRVVVVDDSIVRGNTQRAIVRMLREAGALEVHVRIASPPVKWPCFYGIDFATRAELLANGLDTEGIRRSVGADTLGYVSLDNLIAATEQPRNRLCRACFDGVYPVELPADTLVGKHVLEGIGRRADSSTATSGPPAADDGSGRPNEARPPAADADPVSAGPGGADALRRP; this is translated from the coding sequence GTGCCCCGAGGCGACGGGCTGCTGACCCACGATCTCGACCCGGACGGCCCCGGCCCGCAGGACGCATGTGGCGTCTTCGGTGTCTGGGCACCGGGCGAAGAGGTCGCCAAACTCACCTATTTCGGTCTCTACGCACTGCAGCACCGCGGCCAGGAAGCGGCCGGCATCGCGGTCAGCGACGGCTCCGGCGTCGTGGTGTACAAGGACCTCGGCCTGGTCTCCCAGGTGTTCGACGAGGCATCCCTGGCCAGCCTGTACGGGCACATCGCGGTCGGCCACTGCCGTTACTCCACCACCGGTGGCCCCGGCTGGGAGAACGCGCAGCCCACCCTGCGGTCCACCTCGGCGGGCACCACGATCGCGCTGGCCCACAACGGCAACCTGGTCAACGCGGTCGACCTCGCGCACCGGGCCGCCAAGCTCGGCCTGGACGCCGGCGCCACCAACGACACCGCGCTGGTCACCACGCTGCTCGCCAGCCGGCCCGACCTGTCCGTCGAGGCCGCCGCGCTGGAGCTGCTGCCGACCCTGCGCGGCGCGTTCAGCTTCGTGTTCTGCGACGAGGACACGCTCTACGCGGCCCGCGACCCGCAGGGCATCCACCCGCTGGTGCTCGGCCGGCTGGAACGCGGCTGGGTGGTCGCGTCCGAGACCGCCGCGCTGGACATCGTCGGCGCCTCGGTGGTCCGCGAGGTCGAGCCGGGCGAGCTGCTCGCGATCGACGAGCACGGGCTGCGCAGCGAGCGGTTCGCCAACCCGGAGCCCAAGGGCTGCCTGTTCGAGTACGTCTACCTGGCCCGGCCGGACACCACCATCGCCGGCCGCAACGTGTACGCGGCGCGGGTCGAGATCGGCCGCCGGCTGGCCCAGGAGTACCCGGTCGAGGCCGACCTGGTGATCCCCAGCCCGGAGTCGGGCACCCCGGCGGCGATCGGCTACGCCGACGAGTCCGGCACTCCGTACGGCATGGGGCTGGTCAAGAACGCCTACGTCGGCCGCACGTTCATCCAGCCGTCGCAGACGATCCGGCAACTCGGCATCCGGCTCAAGCTCAACCCGCTGCGCGAGCAGATCCGCGGCAAGCGGGTCGTGGTGGTGGACGACTCGATCGTGCGCGGCAACACCCAGCGCGCCATCGTCCGGATGCTGCGCGAGGCCGGTGCGCTGGAGGTGCACGTCCGGATCGCGTCGCCGCCGGTCAAGTGGCCGTGCTTCTACGGCATCGACTTCGCCACCCGGGCCGAGCTGCTCGCGAACGGGCTGGACACCGAGGGCATCCGCCGGTCCGTCGGCGCCGACACCCTCGGGTACGTGTCACTGGACAACCTGATCGCCGCGACCGAGCAGCCCCGCAACCGGCTCTGCCGGGCCTGCTTCGACGGGGTCTACCCGGTCGAGTTGCCGGCCGACACGCTGGTCGGCAAGCACGTCCTGGAAGGCATCGGCCGCCGCGCCGACAGTTCGACCGCCACGTCCGGCCCACCGGCCGCCGACGATGGTTCCGGCCGCCCGAACGAGGCGCGGCCACCGGCAGCGGACGCCGACCCGGTGTCCGCCGGCCCGGGTGGGGCGGACGCCCTCCGGCGTCCGTGA
- a CDS encoding 2-phosphosulfolactate phosphatase codes for MTESVFTQPGAGVRFEWGLAGAAELSRVCAVLVVVDVLSFTTSVTVAVERGFRVHPFPWNDQAEQYAQRIGAAVAVGRSATTPQRPWSLSPSALRTAPVVPDLVLPSPNGATICAAAQSSGIPVLAGCLRNAGAVADLLRSDGYGTPDAPIGVIAAGERWPDGTLRPSVEDLLGAAAVLDGLTGGELSVEAAAAVAVLYGMPDVPAAVRGCASGRELADYGFGADVELAVERDVSAEVPVLRSGVFTGGRVPRAR; via the coding sequence ATGACCGAGTCGGTGTTCACCCAGCCCGGTGCGGGCGTCCGGTTCGAGTGGGGGCTGGCGGGCGCGGCCGAGCTGAGCCGGGTGTGCGCGGTGCTGGTCGTCGTCGACGTGCTGTCGTTCACCACGTCGGTCACCGTCGCGGTCGAGCGCGGCTTCCGGGTGCACCCGTTCCCGTGGAACGACCAGGCCGAGCAGTACGCGCAGCGGATCGGTGCGGCGGTCGCGGTGGGCCGCTCGGCGACGACACCGCAGCGCCCGTGGTCGCTGTCGCCGTCGGCGTTGCGTACCGCGCCGGTGGTGCCCGATCTGGTGCTGCCGTCGCCGAACGGCGCGACCATCTGTGCGGCGGCGCAGTCCAGCGGCATCCCGGTGCTCGCCGGGTGCCTGCGCAACGCGGGTGCGGTCGCCGACCTGCTGCGTTCCGACGGGTACGGGACGCCGGACGCCCCGATCGGGGTGATCGCCGCCGGGGAGCGCTGGCCGGACGGCACGCTCCGCCCGAGCGTGGAGGACCTGCTCGGCGCCGCCGCGGTACTGGACGGGCTGACCGGCGGTGAGCTGTCCGTCGAGGCCGCCGCGGCGGTCGCCGTGCTGTACGGGATGCCGGACGTGCCGGCCGCCGTCCGGGGCTGTGCCTCCGGCCGGGAACTGGCCGACTACGGTTTCGGCGCCGACGTCGAGCTGGCGGTCGAGCGTGACGTCAGCGCCGAGGTGCCGGTGCTGCGGTCCGGCGTCTTCACCGGCGGCCGGGTCCCCCGCGCCCGCTGA
- a CDS encoding PadR family transcriptional regulator has translation MHSNDAQLLVLTVLADRPLHGYAINAAIEQLTGSRLGPGSLYGALSRLETRELIQPLDDAGDGTERHRTMQITGAGRDLLRTELQRMARVSAAGLRALGATPT, from the coding sequence ATGCACAGCAACGACGCCCAGCTGCTCGTACTCACGGTGCTGGCCGACCGGCCGCTGCACGGGTACGCGATCAACGCCGCGATCGAGCAGCTCACCGGCAGCCGGCTCGGCCCCGGCAGCCTCTACGGCGCGCTGTCCCGGCTGGAGACGCGCGAGCTGATCCAGCCGCTCGACGACGCCGGCGACGGCACCGAACGGCACCGCACCATGCAGATCACCGGCGCCGGCCGCGACCTGCTGCGCACCGAACTCCAGCGGATGGCCCGCGTCTCCGCCGCCGGCCTGCGGGCGCTCGGAGCGACGCCGACATGA
- a CDS encoding ABC transporter ATP-binding protein — MTAMISAEHLTKRYGRHPAVRDLDLAVEAGQVCALLGPNGAGKTSTMRMLLGLSTPDSGRARILGEPVRLGAPVLRRVGVLIDGPAFVPHLSGTANLRLLWSAAGRTWPPPGLDAALELAGLGAALDRKVRGYSMGMRQRLMLAQALMRQPDVLILDEPANGLDPAEVRALREHLAALARQGAAVLVSSHQLAEVQQLATHLVVLNRGRLVAAGPMADLVGTAGSLEEAFLTMTGEEDERAAR, encoded by the coding sequence ATGACAGCCATGATCAGCGCCGAACACCTCACCAAGCGGTACGGGCGGCACCCGGCCGTCCGCGACCTCGACCTCGCCGTCGAGGCCGGGCAGGTCTGCGCGCTGCTCGGACCGAACGGCGCCGGCAAGACCTCCACCATGCGGATGCTGCTCGGTCTGTCCACACCGGACAGCGGTCGGGCCCGGATCCTGGGCGAACCGGTACGGCTCGGCGCCCCGGTGCTGCGCCGGGTCGGCGTACTGATCGACGGGCCCGCGTTCGTTCCGCACCTGTCCGGAACCGCCAACCTGCGGCTGCTGTGGTCGGCGGCGGGCCGGACCTGGCCACCGCCCGGCCTCGACGCCGCACTGGAGCTGGCCGGGCTCGGCGCCGCGCTGGACCGGAAGGTACGCGGCTACTCGATGGGGATGCGGCAACGGCTGATGCTCGCGCAGGCCCTGATGCGGCAGCCGGACGTGCTGATCCTCGACGAGCCGGCCAACGGACTCGACCCGGCCGAGGTCCGCGCGCTGCGCGAACACCTCGCCGCGCTCGCCCGGCAGGGCGCCGCCGTCCTCGTCTCCAGCCACCAGCTCGCCGAGGTGCAGCAGCTCGCCACCCACCTGGTGGTACTGAACCGCGGCCGGCTGGTGGCGGCCGGGCCGATGGCCGACCTGGTCGGCACCGCCGGATCGCTGGAAGAGGCGTTCCTGACCATGACCGGAGAAGAGGACGAGCGTGCTGCGCGTTGA
- the purM gene encoding phosphoribosylformylglycinamidine cyclo-ligase gives MTQVTERAGTTDGATGETGQRAGTVPWSGSAGRGRKRGSSYAEAGVNIEAGEQAVELMKSKVHKTFRPEVVGGIGGFAGLFALDTTKYSKPLLASSTDGVGTKLLIAQQMGIHDTVGVDLVAMVVDDLVVCGAEPLFLQDYVACGEVVPERIVEIVAGIADGCRYAGCSLVGGEVAEHPGMLRPDEYDISGTGIGVVDADKVLGGDRVQLGDTLIALGSSGLHSNGFSLVRHVLLGAGRMKLDTVVDDLGEQRSLGEELLVPTRIYAQDCLSLIQECDVHAFAHITGGGIPGNLVRSLPEDLDAIVDRSSWRPQPIFDLIATKGRIDAEEMERTFNQGVGMVAIVGPADVDRAISLLAAHDVNAWVLGEVVEGEGRVQMLGEHTRG, from the coding sequence GTGACCCAGGTGACCGAGCGAGCTGGTACGACCGACGGCGCCACCGGCGAGACCGGCCAGCGAGCGGGAACCGTTCCGTGGTCCGGTTCCGCCGGCCGCGGCCGCAAGCGCGGTTCCAGCTACGCGGAGGCCGGCGTCAACATCGAGGCCGGTGAGCAGGCCGTCGAGTTGATGAAGAGCAAGGTGCACAAGACCTTCCGGCCCGAGGTGGTCGGCGGCATCGGCGGCTTCGCCGGCCTGTTCGCGCTGGACACCACGAAGTACAGCAAGCCGCTGCTCGCCTCCTCCACCGACGGCGTCGGGACCAAGCTGCTGATCGCGCAGCAGATGGGCATCCACGACACGGTCGGCGTCGACCTGGTCGCGATGGTGGTCGACGACCTGGTCGTGTGCGGCGCCGAACCGCTGTTCCTGCAGGACTACGTCGCCTGCGGTGAGGTGGTCCCGGAGCGCATCGTCGAGATCGTCGCCGGCATCGCCGACGGCTGCCGGTACGCGGGGTGTTCGCTGGTCGGCGGCGAGGTCGCCGAGCACCCGGGGATGCTGCGCCCGGACGAGTACGACATCTCGGGCACCGGCATCGGGGTCGTCGACGCCGACAAGGTGCTCGGCGGCGACCGGGTGCAGCTCGGTGACACGCTGATCGCGCTCGGCTCGTCCGGCCTGCACTCGAACGGGTTCTCGCTGGTCCGGCACGTGCTCCTGGGCGCCGGCCGGATGAAGCTCGACACGGTCGTGGACGACCTCGGCGAGCAGCGCTCGCTGGGCGAGGAACTGCTCGTACCCACCCGGATCTACGCGCAGGACTGCCTGTCGCTGATCCAGGAGTGCGACGTGCACGCGTTCGCACACATCACCGGCGGCGGCATCCCCGGCAACCTGGTCCGGTCGCTGCCGGAGGACCTGGACGCGATCGTGGACCGGTCGTCCTGGCGACCGCAGCCGATCTTCGACCTGATCGCCACCAAGGGGCGGATCGACGCCGAGGAGATGGAGCGGACCTTCAACCAGGGGGTCGGCATGGTCGCGATCGTCGGGCCCGCCGACGTCGACCGGGCGATCTCGCTGCTGGCCGCGCACGACGTCAACGCCTGGGTGCTGGGTGAGGTCGTGGAGGGCGAGGGGCGCGTCCAGATGCTCGGCGAACACACCCGCGGCTGA
- a CDS encoding sterol carrier family protein, whose translation MTARTRSRGPDPAAVAAAVAELDAGAIPPASVLRDATRVLLNALAERAPGHAVEVRVPPYGAVQCIGGPRHTRGTPPNVIETDPLTWVRLATGRVVWADAVASGAVRASGVRADLSHELPLAR comes from the coding sequence GTGACCGCCCGTACTCGTTCCCGCGGACCGGACCCGGCCGCCGTCGCGGCCGCCGTCGCCGAGCTGGATGCCGGCGCCATCCCGCCCGCGTCGGTGCTGCGTGACGCGACCCGAGTGTTGCTGAACGCGCTGGCCGAGCGGGCGCCGGGGCATGCGGTCGAGGTCCGCGTCCCGCCGTACGGCGCGGTCCAGTGCATCGGTGGCCCGCGGCACACCCGTGGCACCCCGCCGAACGTGATCGAGACCGACCCGCTGACCTGGGTGCGGTTGGCCACCGGACGGGTCGTCTGGGCCGACGCGGTGGCCTCCGGCGCGGTCCGGGCCAGCGGCGTGCGGGCCGACCTCAGCCACGAGCTGCCGCTCGCACGGTGA
- a CDS encoding ABC transporter permease: protein MLRVELTTQLWRIRTLIALACLAAVPVAAGVATAGNAGHRNGGSTGLFGAASYSALNHAVASLAFLEPLLLPVVVALLGSAIGAADRDWGTLRYLYVAPVSRRRLLTGKLAALGVATAAATLCVPLAGLLTGLVLFGWHPFHVVGAANLTAGETAVRVSIACGYNLLCMLSIAAIAFALGILLPRGAEALGASVAFVIAASVLNGTHLLRAVQQVLPVHYWQLWTTLFDPAGTAHLGTGVLVQLGTIVLAVGVALLVLFRRDPAA, encoded by the coding sequence GTGCTGCGCGTTGAACTGACCACCCAGCTGTGGCGCATCCGTACCCTGATCGCGCTGGCCTGCCTCGCCGCGGTACCGGTCGCGGCCGGGGTGGCGACCGCCGGCAACGCCGGGCACCGCAACGGCGGGTCGACCGGCCTGTTCGGCGCGGCCAGCTACTCCGCGCTCAACCACGCCGTCGCCAGCCTGGCGTTCCTGGAACCGTTGCTGCTGCCCGTCGTGGTCGCGCTGCTGGGCAGCGCGATCGGCGCCGCGGACCGGGACTGGGGGACGCTGCGCTACCTCTACGTCGCGCCGGTCAGCCGGCGGCGGCTGCTCACCGGCAAGCTCGCCGCGCTCGGCGTCGCCACCGCCGCCGCGACGCTGTGCGTACCGCTGGCGGGCCTGCTGACCGGCCTCGTCCTGTTCGGCTGGCACCCGTTCCACGTGGTCGGCGCGGCGAACCTCACCGCCGGCGAAACCGCGGTACGGGTGTCGATCGCCTGCGGCTACAACCTGCTCTGCATGCTGAGCATCGCCGCGATCGCGTTCGCGCTGGGCATCCTGCTGCCCCGCGGCGCCGAGGCGCTCGGCGCGTCCGTCGCCTTCGTGATCGCGGCCAGCGTCCTGAACGGCACCCACCTGCTGCGCGCCGTCCAGCAGGTGCTTCCGGTGCACTACTGGCAGCTGTGGACCACGCTGTTCGATCCGGCCGGCACCGCGCACCTCGGTACCGGCGTGCTGGTCCAGCTCGGCACCATCGTGCTCGCCGTCGGGGTCGCGCTGCTCGTCCTGTTCCGCCGCGACCCAGCCGCCTGA